The Caloenas nicobarica isolate bCalNic1 chromosome Z, bCalNic1.hap1, whole genome shotgun sequence genome has a segment encoding these proteins:
- the ATP8B1 gene encoding phospholipid-transporting ATPase IC — MISERDSETTFDEDSQPNDEVMPYSDDETEDELDSRQPVVEPGQNRINREESQEPLKKDCSWQIKANDQRFYEQPQFKRKIFLCFKKSKYAGNAIKTYRYNPITFLPLNLFEQFKRAANSYFLVLLILQSIPQITTLSWYTTLVPLLLVLGITAVKDLVDDIARHRMDNEVNNRTCEVIRDGRFKTTKWKDIKVGDIIRLKKNTFVPADILLLSSSEPNSLCYVETAELDGETNLKFKMALEVTHRYLQGESAMADFNGLIECEEPNNRLDKFTGTLFWRNTSYSLDADKILLRGCKIRNTDFCHGLVIFAGADTKIMKNSGKTRFKRTKIDSLTNYMVYTIFVVLILLSAGLAIGHTYWEQQVGNSSWYLYDAQDLSPPHRGFLNFWGYIIVLNTMVPISLYVSVEVIRLGQSYFINWDLQMYYPEKDTAAKARTTTLNEQLGQIHYIFSDKTGTLTQNIMTFKKCCINGQRYGDCRDGAGQLQSHPQQVDFSWNVYADGKFLFYDHYLVEQIKSGKEPEIPKFFFLLAICHTVMVDTSDGQLNYQAASPDEGALVMAARNFGYVFLSRTQNTITISEMGIERTYDVLAILDFNSDRKRMSVIVRESDGNIRLYCKGADTVIYERLHPKNLKREATEEALDIFANETLRTLCLCYRDISHEEFEAWNKKFMEASVATSNRDEALDKVYEEIEKNLILLGATAIEDKLQDGVPETISRLSKADIKIWVLTGDKKETAENIGFSCELLTDETKICYGEDISALLQTRLENQRNRAGSSTCSSLRMNEPFFQGSKDRALIITGSWLNEILLEKKKKKKKLKLKFPRTAEEKQQQSEKKRRAEAYKEQQQQNFVDLACECRAVICCRVTPKQKAMVVELVKKYKKAITLAIGDGANDVNMIKTAHIGVGISGQEGMQAVMSSDYSFGQFRYLQRLLLVHGRWSYIRMCKFLRFFFYKNFAFTLVHIWYSFFNGFSAQTAYEDWFITLYNVLYSSLPVLLVGLLDQDVSDKLSLRFPSLYVLGQKDSLFNYKKFFLSLLHGAITSLVIFFIPYGAYLKTMGQDGEAPSDYQSFAVTAASSLIFVVNFQICLDTSYWTFVNAFSVFGSIALYFGITFDFHSAGIHVLFPSGFQFTGTAPNALRQPYLWLTMILTIAICLLPVVAWRFLSVTIWPSESDRVQKNRQKLLAAEQQWRRRQSALRRGVSARRSAYAFSHQRGYADLIASGRSIRKKRAPLDAVLGGTGGTGAQHAS, encoded by the exons ATGATCTCAGAACGGGATTCGGAGACCACCTTCGATGAGGATTCCCAGCCCAATGATGAGGTGATGCCATACAGTGACGATGAGACGGAGGATGAGCTGGACAGTCGGCAGCCTGTGGTCGAACCGGGACAAAACCGAATCAACAGAGAGGAAAGCCAAGAGCCACTGAAGAAAG ACTGCAGCTGGCAAATTAAAGCAAATGATCAACGCTTCTACGAACAGCCCcagtttaagagaaaaatatttctgtgcttcaaaaaaagcaaatacgCA GGAAATGCAATTAAGACATATAGGTACAACCCTATCACTTTTTTACCACTGAATCTGTTTGAACAGTTTAAAAGAGCAGCCAACTCCTATTTCCTTGTTCTTCTCATTTTGCAG TCGATTCCCCAAATAACGACCCTGTCGTGGTACACAACGCTGGTGCCCCTACTCCTGGTGCTGGGAATAACCGCAGTCAAAGACCTCGTGGATGACATT GCTCGGCACAGGATGGACAACGAGGTTAATAACAGGACATGCGAAGTCATCAGGGATGGGAG gttcaaaaccacaaaatggAAAGATATTAAAGTTGGTGATATCATTCgtctgaagaaaaatacttttgtccCC gcTGATATTTTGCTGCTATCCAGCTCAGAACCAAACAGCCTCTGCTATGTAGAGACAGCTGAGCTAGATGG TGAGACCAACTTAAAATTCAAAATGGCACTTGAGGTGACACACAGATATCTTCAAGGAGAGAGTGCGATGGCTGACTTTAATG GTCTAATTGAATGTGAAGAACCTAATAACCGACTGGATAAGTTCACAGGAACATTATTCTGGAGAAACACAAGTTATTCACTGGATGCTGATAAGATTTTGTTACGTGGATGTAAAATCAGGAACACAGACTTCTGCCATGGGCTGGTCATATTTGCAG gtgctgatacaaaaataatgaaaaatagtgGAAAGACGAGGttcaaaaggacaaaaattGACTCCCTTACGAATTACATGGTTTATACT ATCTTTGTCGTCCTCATCCTGCTGTCGGCCGGCCTCGCCATCGGACACACGTACTGGGAGCAGCAGGTCGGCAACTCCTCCTGGTACCTGTACGACGCGCAGGACCTCAGCCCTCCTCACCGCGGCTTCCTGAACTTCTGGGGATACATCATTGTTCTGAACACCATGGTTCCCATCTCCCTCTATGTCAG tgtCGAAGTGATTCGTTTGGGCCAAAGCTATTTTATAAACTGGGACCTGCAGATGTACTACCCGGAGAAGGACACGGCGGCGAAGGCCAGAACCACCACGCTGAACGAGCAGCTGGGGCAGATCCACTATATCTTCTCTGATAAGACGGGGACACTTACACAGAACATCATGACGTTTAAAAAATGTTGCATAAATGGCCAAAGATACG GAGACTGCCGGGATGGAGCGGGGCAGTTGCAGAGCCACCCGCAG CAAGTGGATTTCAGCTGGAACGTGTATGCAGATGGAAAGTTCTTGTTCTATGATCATTATCTTGTAGAGCAAATAAAATCTGGAAAGGAGCCAGAAATTCCCAAgttcttttttctgcttgctATTTGTCACACAGTCATGGTCGACACTTCTGATG GTCAGCTCAACTACCAAGCAGCTTCCCCGGACGAAGGGGCCCTGGTTATGGCAGCCAGAAACTTTGGCTACGTTTTTCTTTCACGAACACAAAACACCATCACCATAAGTGAAATGGGGATTGAAAGAACTTATGATGTCCTTGCTATCTTGGATTTCAACAGCGACAGAAAGCGCATGTCTGTCATCG TAAGAGAATCAGATGGGAATATCAGGCTATATTGTAAAGGGGCTGATACGGTAATTTATGAACGGTTGCACCCAAAGAATCTAAAGAGAGAAGCTACAGAAGAAGCACTAGAT atatttgcaAATGAAACTCTTAGGACCCTCTGCCTGTGCTATAGAGACATCAGTCACGAGGAATTCGAAGCATGGAATAAAAAGTTTATGGAGGCCAGTGTAGCTACTAGTAATCGTGATGAAGCTCTGGACAAAGTATAtgaggaaatagaaaaaaacttGATT CTGCTTGGTGCGACAGCTATTGAAGACAAACTGCAGGATGGAGTTCCAGAAACTATTTCCAGACTTTCAAAAGCAGACATTAAAATCTGGGTGCTTACTGGTGACAAAAAAG AAACTGCTGAAAATATTGGATTTTCTTGTGAACTCTTAAcagatgaaacaaaaatctGCTATGGAGAAGATATCAG TGCTCTTCTTCAAACTAGGCTGGAAAACCAGCGCAACAGAGCGGGGTCGAGTACATGTTCCTCTCTAAGAATGAACGAGCCCTTCTTCCAGGGTAGTAAGGATCGGGCTTTAATAATCACTGGCTCCTGGCTG AATGAAATCTtgctagagaagaaaaagaagaaaaagaaacttaaacTGAAATTCCCCAGGAcagcagaagagaagcagcagcaaagcgaGAAGAAAAGGAGGGCTGAGGCCtacaaagaacagcagcagcagaactttGTGGATCTGGCCTGCGAGTGCAGGGCCGTGATCTGCTGCCGCGTGACTCCGAAGCAGAAAGCCATGGTGGTGGAGCTGGTGAAGAAGTACAAGAAAGCCATTACTCTGGCTATTGGGGACGGTGCCAATGATGTAAACATGATTAAAA CTGCCCACATTGGCGTTGGAATCAGCGGCCAGGAAGGGATGCAAGCCGTCATGTCAAGTGACTACTCCTTTGGGCAGTTCCGCTACctccagaggctgctgctggtccACGGACGATGGTCCTACATCAGGATGTGCAagtttttaagattttttttctacaaaaactTTGCTTTTACACTAGTCCACATCTGGTATTCATTCTTCAATGGCTTTTCTGCCCAG ACAGCGTACGAAGACTGGTTCATCACGCTGTACAACGTTCTGTATTCGAGTCTCCCGGTTCTGCTGGTTGGCTTGCTCGACCAG GATGTGAGCGACAAATTGAGTCTTCggttccccagtctgtatgtttTGGGACAGAAAGATTCACTTTTTAACTACAAGAAGTTCTTTTTAAGTTTGCTGCATGGAGCTATAACTTCGTTGGTAATCTTCTTCATACCGTATGGAGCTTACCTGAAAACCATGGGACAAGATGGAGAAGCACCTTCAGATTATCAGTCCTTTGCCGTCACAGCAGCATCTTCTCTTATATTTGTCGTCAATTTTCAG attTGCTTGGATACATCTTACTGGACGTTTGTTAATGCCTTCTCAGTATTTGGGAGTATTGCACTTTACTTTGGTATCACGTTTGACTTCCATAGTGCTGGAATCCACGTTCTCTTTCCGTCCGGCTTTCAGTTCACAG GAACGGCTCCAAATGCTCTGAGACAGCCGTACCTCTGGCTGACCATGATTTTAACGATTGCTATTTGCTTACTGCCTGTGGTGGCCTGGCGTTTCTTATCAGTGACAATATGGCCTTCGGAGAGCGATAGA GTCCAGAAGAACCGTCAGAAGCTGCTGGCGGCGGAGCAGCAGTGGCGGCGGCGGCAGAGCGCGCTGCGCCGCGGCGTGTCGGCCCGGCGCTCCGCCTACGCCTTCTCCCACCAGCGCGGCTACGCGGATCTCATCGCCTCGGGACGCAGCATCCGCAAGAAACGCGCTCCCCTGGACGCCGTGCTGGGCGGGACGGGGGGCACGGGCGCCCAGCACGCCAGCTGA